The sequence CCATGGGCAGGTTGAAGCGGAGGTAAGACTTCGTGGAGGACCGAACCCACCAGGGTTGAAAACCTGGGGGATGACCTGTGGTTAGGGGTGAAAGGCCAATCAAACTCCGTGATAGCTGGTTCTCCCCGAAATGCATTTAGGTGCAGCGTCGTGTGTTTCTTGCCGGAGGTAGAGCACTGGATAGGCGATGGGCCCTACCGGGTTACTGACCTTAGCCAAACTCCGAATGCCGGTAAGTGAGAGCGCGGCAGTGAGACTGTGGGGGATAAGCTCCATGGTCGAGAGGGAAACAGCCCAGAGCATCGACTAAGGCCCCTAAGCGTACGCTAAGTGGGAAAGGATGTGGAGTCGCAGAGACAACCAGGAGGTTGGCTTAGAAGCAGCCACCCTTGAAAGAGTGCGTAATAGCTCACTGGTCAAGTGATTCCGCGCCGACAATGTAGCGGGGCTCAAGCGTACCGCCGAAGTCGTGTCATTCCAGCACATACCCCCAACGGGGGCTGGGATGGGTAGGGGAGCGTCGTGTGCCGGGTGAAGCAGCCGCGGAAGCGAGTTGTGGACGGTTCACGAGTGAGAATGCAGGCATGAGTAGCGATACACACGTGAGAAACGTGTGCGCCGATTGACTAAGGGTTCCTGGGTCAAGCTGATCTGCCCAGGGTAAGTCGGGACCTAAGGCGAGGCCGACAGGCGTAGTCGATGGACAACCGGTTGATATTCCGGTACCCGCTTTGAAACGCCCAGTACTGAATCAGGCGATGCTAAGTCCGTGAAGCCGGCCCGATCTCTTCGGAGTTGAGGGTAGTGGTGGAGCCGATGAACCAGACTTGTAGTAGGTAAGCGATGGGGTGACGCAGGAAGGTAGTCCAGCCCGGGCGGTGGTAGTCCCGGGGTAAGGGTGTAGCCCGTGTGGTAGGTAAATCCGTCACACATATAAGGGTGAGACCTGATGCCGAGCCGATTGTGGTGAAGTGGATGATCCTATGCTGTCGAGAAAAGCCTCTAGCGAGTTTCATGGCGGCCCGTACCCTAAACCGACTCAGGTGGTCAGGTAGAGAATACCGAGGCGTTCGGGTGAACTATGGTTAAGGAACTCGGCAAAATGCCCCCGTAACTTCGGGAGAAGGGGGGCCATCACTGGTGATCCGATTTACTCGGTGAGCTGGGGGTGGCCGCAGAGACCAGCGAGAAGCGACTGTTTACTAAAAACACAGGTCCGTGCGAAGCCGTAAGGCGATGTATACGGACTGACGCCTGCCCGGTGCTGGAACGTTAAGGGGACCGGTTAGTGCACTTTCGGGTGTGCGAAGCTGAGAACTTAAGCGCCAGTAAACGGCGGTGGTAACTATAACCATCCTAAGGTAGCGAAATTCCTTGTCGGGTAAGTTCCGACCTGCACGAATGGCGTAACGACTTCTCGACTGTCTCAACCATAGGCCCGGTGAAATTGCACTACGAGTAAAGATGCTCGTTTCGCGCAGCAGGACGGAAAGACCCCGGGACCTTTACTATAGTTTGATATTGGTGTTCGGTTCGGCTTGTGTAGGATAGGTGGGAGACTTTGAAGCGGCCACGCCAGTGGTTGTGGAGTCGTCGTTGAAATACCACTCTGGTCGTGCTGGATGTCTAACCTGGGTCCGTGATCCGGATCAGGGACAGTGTCTGATGGGTAGTTTAACTGGGGCGGTTGCCTCCTAAAGAGTAACGGAGGCGCCCAAAGGTTCCCTCAGCCTGGTTGGCAATCAGGTGTTGAGTGTAAGTGCACAAGGGAGCTTGACTGTGAGACCGACGGGTCGAGCAGGGACGAAAGTCGGGACTAGTGATCCGGCAGTGGCTTGTGGAAGCGCTGTCGCTCAACGGATAAAAGGTACCCCGGGGATAACAGGCTGATCTTCCCCAAGAGTCCATATCGACGGGATGGTTTGGCACCTCGATGTCGGCTCGTCGCATCCTGGGGCTGGAGTCGGTCCCAAGGGTTGGGCTGTTCGCCCATTAAAGCGGTACGCGAGCTGGGTTTAGAACGTCGTGAGACAGTTCGGTCCCTATCCGCTGTGCGCGTAGGAATATTGAGAAGGGCTGTCCCTAGTACGAGAGGACCGGGACGGACGAACCTCTGGTGTGCCAGTTGTCCTGCCAAGGGCATGGCTGGTTGGCTACGTTCGGAAAGGATAACCGCTGAAAGCATCTAAGCGGGAAGCCTGCTTCGAGATGAGTATTCCCACCCTCTTGAAGGGTTAAGGCTCCCAGTAGACGACTGGGTTGATAGGCCAGATGTGGAAGCCCGGTAACGGGTGGAGCTGACTGGTACTAATAGGCCGAGGGCTTGTCCTCAGTTGCTCGCGTCCACTGTGTTAGTTCTGAAATAACGAACGGCCGTGTTGTGTTCCGGTGTTGGTTAATTTCATAGTGTTTCGGTGGTCATTGCGTTAGGGAAACGCCCGGTTACATTCCGAACCCGGAAGCTAAGCCTTTCAGCGCCGATGGTACTGCAGGGGGGACCCTGTGGGAGAGTAGGACGCCGCCGAACAATTTTTCCGGGAAAGCCCCGTGCCTTGTGGCACGGGGCTTTTCTGCGTTCACCACCGGTTTCCCTGCTTCCCTGCTTCCCCGCTTTCCTGCGCTTGTGGCAGTGGAGGCAGGGAGGAACCAGGGGATGGGGAAACGGAACGGTGGCGTCTAGGCCGGCGTCACCAGGCGGGTGTCGTAGGCCAGGATGACGGCCTGGACGCGGTCCCGGGCCCCGGTCTTGGCGAGGATGCGGGTGACGTGCGTCTTCACAGTCGATTCGGCGAGATGGAGACGGGCGGCGATTTCCGTGTTGGACCAGCCCTGACCGATCACCGTGAGGATTTCTCTTTCCCGCTCCGTGAGGGTGGCGATGCGAGGGTCCGCCGACGTGGCCACGCCCGGTACGGCCGGGAGATGTTGTACGTACGCGTCCAGGAGCCGGCGGGTCAGGCTCGGGGCGACGACCGCGTCGCCACCCGCCACCGCACGGATGCCGGAGAGGAGTTCCTCCGGCAGGGCGTCCTTGACGAGGAACCCGCTGGCTCCGGCGCGGAGGCCGTCGTACGCGTACTCGTCCTGGTCGAAGGTCGTCACGATGAGGACGCGGGTACGGGCGCCCGACCTGATGATCCGGCGGGTGGCCTCGATGCCGTCGAGGCCCGGCATACGGATGTCCATCAGAGCCACGTCGGGCTGGTGTCGGCCGATCAGGTGGAGCGCTTCGGTGCCGTTGGACGCCTCGCCGACGACGGTCATGTCGTCCTGGCTCTCCAGCAGCATGCGGAAGCCGAAGCGTTGCATCGGCTGGTCGTCCGCGATGAGTACGGTCGTCACAGGGGAGTGTCCTCCAGGGGAAGGCGAAGTCGTACCTGCCAGCCGCCGTCCGGCAGAGGGCCCGCTTCGATTGTGCCGTCGTAGAGCGCGGCGCGCTCCCGCATCCCCGTGATTCCCCGGCCCTGGTGCGAGCCGCGCGGAAGTGTTGCCGGGGTGGTGGGGGTCCGGGGGCCGGTGTCCGTGATCCGGGTTTCCAGGTGCGTACGGCTGTGGGTGAGGGTGACCACCGCGGACAGGGCGGGGCCGCCGCCCGCGTGTTTGAGGGTGTTGGTGAGGGCTTCCTGCACCACGCGGTACACGGTCAGTTCGCGTCCGGGGGTGAGGGAGTTGGCCAGGGGCGTGCCGTGGATGTCCAGGCGCACCGGGAGGCCCGCGGCACCGACGGACGTGACGAGGGGGTGCAGGTCGTTCAGCGTCGGCTGGGGGGTGCGGTCGGCGTCGGGTTGGTCCTCGCGCAGGATGCCCAGGAGCCGGCGGAGTTCGGACAGGGCCTGTCTGCTGGTGGTGCCGATGGCCTCCAGCGCCTGGACCGCTCGCTCCGGGGTCTTCGCCGCCGCGTAGGCGCCGCCGTCCGCCAGGCCCGTGATGACGGAGAGGTTGTGGCCGATGATGTCGTGCATCTCGCGGGCGATACGGGTGCGTTCGGCCGCGGCCGCCAGGCGTGCCTGCTGGTCGCGTTCGTGTTCCAGCCGGTGGGCCCGTTCGACCAGGGCCTCCGTGTAGTCCCTGCGGGTCCGGACCGCGATGCCCAGGAGGGAGACGAAGGCGAAGCCCCAGAGGTAGGAGACCAGTTGCTGGTTCCAGACTTCCGGGATGCGTGCCGCCCCGGCCACGGCGGGGGCGCTCATCAGCAGGCCCGCCCCCCCGAGGGTCCTCAGGGGCAGGCGCAGAGCGATCTGGAACGCCGGGATCAGCTGGAGGAACGCGGCCTGCACGACGGCTCCGGCCCAGATGTTGGCCATGGACACCGGCGCCATCAGGACGAGCACGGCCACCGGATGCGTACGCCGCCACAGCAACGGCACCGAGAAGCTCAGGGTCAGCAGCAGGACCAGCGGCTCGGGCGCGTCCACGTCGCGAGCCACGGTCCGCCAGCCGCCCGTGGTGAAGTCGAGCACCGTGACCAGGACCCAGAATGAGGTCACCAGGACGTCCCAGACCCTCGGCCGGCGCCGGTCGAAGGCGCGCAGGCGGTGCAGGCGCTCCTGGACGTACCGGGTGAGCGGTGCGGTCCCCGTGAACCACTCCTGGTCCCGCCCGTCCTGCCCGTCCCGCCGGTCGGGTTCGTCCCGCCTGTCCTGGGCAGCCGCGTCGTGTCCCGTACCGCCGACGCCTGGTTCGGCGTGTGCCTTGTTGTCCGTCACAGGGTCATCCTCGTCGGCTCCGTCGCCTTGTTCGCCGTAAGCCCCCCTTCCTGACGCCTGTTCGCCGTCAGGCGTCCCGGCGGCGCAGGAGGAGGCCTGCCGCGCCCAGTGAGGCCGCTGCCCACAGGAACAGGGCGAGCAGGGCCGCGCCCGGGGTGGCCGTGTCCGGGATCGGGGTGGCGGAGCCGAGTGCTCCGGCGGCCTGGGTCGGAAAGTACCTGATGGCCGTCTCGACGGTCTCGTACGGGATCATGCCCAGGATCTCAGGGACGATCATGACTCCGCCGATGAAGGCACCGATCGCTCCGGGCACGGAACGGAGCAGCGCGCCGAGGCCGAGGCCGATCAGGCTCAGCAGGGTGATGGCCGCCGAGTTGCCCGCCACCGCTCGCAGGACGCCCGGGTCGGCGAGGGAGGCCGACTGGTCGGTGTCGTGGAGGAACAACTGTGCTGTGGAGAAGGTGATCAGCGCGGTCACGAACATGATCGTGAAGGCGGACACGGCGAAGACCGCGGCCTTCGCCCACAGGACGGGGAGCCTGGTCGGTACGGCGGTGAGCGAGGCGCGGATCATGCCGGTGGAGTACTCGCCCGCGGTGACCAGAATGCCCAGGACCGCGATGCAGAGCTGGCCGAGCAGGGTGCCGTAGAGCGTCAGGATGACCGTGTCGACGTCGGAATCGCCGCCGCCGGATGTGTAGGTGGCACCCATGATCAGACCGATTCCGAGGATCAGCGCGGCGGCCGAGCCGATGGTGATCCAGGTGGAGCGCAGGGACCAGAGCTTGTGCCACTCGGATCGTAGGACGCGGGCCGGGGTGATGCGGTACGGCGGACGGACGGTGGCGGTGGGGTCGACGGTGGTGGGAGTGGCGGTGGGAGTGGTGACGGTGGGGTCGGTGGTGGTCATGACGCGGCTCCGGTCAGGGGGGTGGCTGGGGCTCGGTACTCGACCGATTCGTGTGTGAGGTCCATGAACGCCTGCTCCAGCGACGCGGTCTGCGGCGTGAGTTCGTGGAGGGCGATCGTGTGAGCGGCCGCGATCCGGCCGATGTGCGCCGCGTCCATGCCCCGGACCTCCAACTGGCCGAGCGGTCCGGGCCAGTCGGCGTCCGGCGTGGTGATCTCCACGCCGGGGGCGGTGAGCAGTGCGCGCAGGGCTGCGGCCTGCGGGGTGACCACCTTGACGGAGGCGCCGCCCGCCGTGCGGACCAGTTCGGCGACCGTGGTGTCGGCGAGGAGACGGCCCCGGCCGATCACGATCAGGTGGTCGGCGGTGAGGGCCGTCTCGCTCATCAGGTGCGAGGAGATCAGGACCGTACGGCCCTGGGCGGCAAGGGACTTGAGCAGGTTGCGGATCCACAGGACGCCCTCCGGGTCGAGCCCGTTCACCGGCTCGTCCAGGATGAGGGTGCGGGGATCGCCGAGGAGTGCGGCGGCGATGCCGAGCCGTTGGCCCATGCCGAGGGAGAAGCCCTTGATCCGCTTGTGTGCGACCTCGGTCAGGCCGGCCAGGTCGAGGACGTGTTCGACGCGGCTGCGCGGGATGCCGTGGGTGTGCGCCAGCGCCATCAGGTGGTGGAAGGCGGACCGGCCGGGGTGGACGGACCTGGCTTCCAGCAGGGCGCCGACCTCGGTGAGGGGCGCCGCGTGGGCGGCGTAGGTTCGCCCGCCGATCGTGGACCGGCCGCGGGTCGGGGCGTCCAGGCCGAGCAGCATGCGCATCGTGGTCGACTTGCCGGCCCCGTTGGGACCGAGGAATCCGGTGACGGTTCCGGGGCGGACCGTGAAGTCGAGACCCTCGACGACGGTCTTGTCCCCGTACCGTTTGGTGAGTTCGTACGCCTTGATCATGCCGTCGACGCTACGGAGCGGCCGGGCGGTGGTCGTCCGACCGGGGGCGGGATGTCGGCGGGGGCGTAGTACCGGGGTACGACGCCGAAACCGGTTTGCCCCTCCCGCGCGCCGGAGGTGAGGATCGGCGCATGGATTATGTGATTCGCCCCGTGCGGGCCGAGGAATGGCCGCAGGCCAGAGAGCTGCGGCTGGCTGCCCTTCAGGATCCTGCGGCGCCCGTGGCGTTCCTGGACACGTACGAGAACGCGTTCGCGCAGCCGGACGGGTTCTGGCAGGAGCGGACTGCCACCGGTGCCACGGGGACGCGTGTCCGGCAGTTCGTCGCCGAGGCGCCGGACGGCACGTGGGTGGGGTCGGTCACGTTGCTCGTCGAACTTCCGGAGGACGAGGTGCGGTTCGGGGCTCCCGCCGAGGTGAACCAGGGGCATCTCGTCGGCGTGTTCGTGCGGCCGGAGGTGCGGGGCACCGGGGTGACCGATGCGCTGTTCCGTGCGGCGGTCGAGTGGGCCTGGTCGCTGTCCGAGCCGCCGCTTGAGCGGGTGCGGCTGTATGTGCACGAGAACAACCCGCGGGCCGCCGCCTTCTACCGCCGGTTCGGATTCGCGCCGTCCGGACAGACCGTTCGTCTGCCGGGTGACACGAGTGATGTGGACGATGCGGATGGCACGGGCGTGGCGGGAGTGCCTGAATGGGAGCTGGAGTACGTCCTCGGGCGCGAGTAGTCGCGAGGAACCCCGGAACCCCCGGTCCCGTCCCGTTGACCATCTGATTCAGGGTCTGATTCAGGTGGCGGGCAGTTGCAGTTGCTGCTGCCAGCGGGCGCGGCCCTGTTCCTGCGAGCGGAGCAGGACCAAGGTGGGCATGCCCTGGTCCTGACCGGTCGCCAGCAGCTCCGGGAGCAGGGGAA is a genomic window of Streptomyces sp. NBC_01237 containing:
- a CDS encoding response regulator transcription factor is translated as MTTVLIADDQPMQRFGFRMLLESQDDMTVVGEASNGTEALHLIGRHQPDVALMDIRMPGLDGIEATRRIIRSGARTRVLIVTTFDQDEYAYDGLRAGASGFLVKDALPEELLSGIRAVAGGDAVVAPSLTRRLLDAYVQHLPAVPGVATSADPRIATLTEREREILTVIGQGWSNTEIAARLHLAESTVKTHVTRILAKTGARDRVQAVILAYDTRLVTPA
- a CDS encoding sensor histidine kinase, giving the protein MTDNKAHAEPGVGGTGHDAAAQDRRDEPDRRDGQDGRDQEWFTGTAPLTRYVQERLHRLRAFDRRRPRVWDVLVTSFWVLVTVLDFTTGGWRTVARDVDAPEPLVLLLTLSFSVPLLWRRTHPVAVLVLMAPVSMANIWAGAVVQAAFLQLIPAFQIALRLPLRTLGGAGLLMSAPAVAGAARIPEVWNQQLVSYLWGFAFVSLLGIAVRTRRDYTEALVERAHRLEHERDQQARLAAAAERTRIAREMHDIIGHNLSVITGLADGGAYAAAKTPERAVQALEAIGTTSRQALSELRRLLGILREDQPDADRTPQPTLNDLHPLVTSVGAAGLPVRLDIHGTPLANSLTPGRELTVYRVVQEALTNTLKHAGGGPALSAVVTLTHSRTHLETRITDTGPRTPTTPATLPRGSHQGRGITGMRERAALYDGTIEAGPLPDGGWQVRLRLPLEDTPL
- a CDS encoding ABC transporter permease, translating into MTTTDPTVTTPTATPTTVDPTATVRPPYRITPARVLRSEWHKLWSLRSTWITIGSAAALILGIGLIMGATYTSGGGDSDVDTVILTLYGTLLGQLCIAVLGILVTAGEYSTGMIRASLTAVPTRLPVLWAKAAVFAVSAFTIMFVTALITFSTAQLFLHDTDQSASLADPGVLRAVAGNSAAITLLSLIGLGLGALLRSVPGAIGAFIGGVMIVPEILGMIPYETVETAIRYFPTQAAGALGSATPIPDTATPGAALLALFLWAAASLGAAGLLLRRRDA
- a CDS encoding ATP-binding cassette domain-containing protein; the protein is MIKAYELTKRYGDKTVVEGLDFTVRPGTVTGFLGPNGAGKSTTMRMLLGLDAPTRGRSTIGGRTYAAHAAPLTEVGALLEARSVHPGRSAFHHLMALAHTHGIPRSRVEHVLDLAGLTEVAHKRIKGFSLGMGQRLGIAAALLGDPRTLILDEPVNGLDPEGVLWIRNLLKSLAAQGRTVLISSHLMSETALTADHLIVIGRGRLLADTTVAELVRTAGGASVKVVTPQAAALRALLTAPGVEITTPDADWPGPLGQLEVRGMDAAHIGRIAAAHTIALHELTPQTASLEQAFMDLTHESVEYRAPATPLTGAAS
- a CDS encoding GNAT family N-acetyltransferase; the encoded protein is MDYVIRPVRAEEWPQARELRLAALQDPAAPVAFLDTYENAFAQPDGFWQERTATGATGTRVRQFVAEAPDGTWVGSVTLLVELPEDEVRFGAPAEVNQGHLVGVFVRPEVRGTGVTDALFRAAVEWAWSLSEPPLERVRLYVHENNPRAAAFYRRFGFAPSGQTVRLPGDTSDVDDADGTGVAGVPEWELEYVLGRE